One segment of Manihot esculenta cultivar AM560-2 chromosome 4, M.esculenta_v8, whole genome shotgun sequence DNA contains the following:
- the LOC110613602 gene encoding probable U3 small nucleolar RNA-associated protein 7 — protein sequence MGVKQDNGDPEKILPPIEQDLSNEIDAKLRKYLRGEGANLEVLKDKKLKGQLSVREELYGISAKAAAKAEEWLMPSEGGYLEVEGIEKPWRINQLSITSEINLSSLKNQHDIIIPDLGPYTLDFNSSGRYMAVAGRRGHLAVVDMKNMSLIKEIQVRETVHDIVFLHNELFFAAAQKKYPYIYNRDGIELHCLKEHGSVLRLQFLKNHFLLASINKFGQLHYQDVTMGEMIGNIRTGLGRTDVMQVNPFNGVVGLGHSGGTVSMWKPTSAVPLVKMLCHPGPVSAMAFHPNGHIMATSGKERKIKIWDLRKFEVLQTIPGHAKALDFSQKGLLAAGNGSFVQIFGDLSESQNYSRYMGHSMVKGYQIGKVLFRPYEDVLALGHSMGWSSILIPGSGEPNFDTWVANPYETSKQRREKEVRSLLDKLPPETIMLNPSKIGTMRPVKKKEKQSKQEIEAEMEAAVEAVKDIAFKNKTKGRNKASKKAKKKKEVIERVKRPFLDKEMKDDEKLAKKQKISEENALPMALQRFASKKPTA from the exons ATGGGTGTCAAACAAGACAATGGTGATCCTGAAAAGATTTTGCCTCCCATTGAGCAG gaTTTATCGAATGAAATTGATGCTAAGTTAAGGAAGTACCTTAGAGGAGAAGGTGCTAATTTGGAG GTTTTAAAAGACAAAAAACTAAAAGGTCAGCTTTCTGTTAGAGAAGAATTATATGGAATATCTGCTAAAGCTGCTGCCAAGGCAGAGGAG TGGCTTATGccaagtgagggaggctatctTGAGGTTGAAGGTATTGAGAAGCCATGGAGGATCAATCAGCTCTCAATTACTTCTGAAATTAATCTCTCAAGCTTAAAGAATCAACATGATATAATTATACCAG ATCTTGGTCCATACACTTTGGATTTCAACTCAAGTGGGCGGTACATGGCTGTTGCTGGGCGCAGGGGACACCTGGCAGTTGTAGACATGAAAAACATGAGCCTAATTAAGGAGATTCAG GTCAGGGAAACAGTGCATGATATTGTGTTTCTGCACAATGAGCTTTTTTTTGCTGCTGCCCAGAAAAA GTACCCGTACATATATAACAGGGATGGCATTGAACTTCACTGTTTAAAG GAACATGGTTCAGTGTTGAGGCTTCAGTTTCTGAAAAACCATTTTCTCCTGGCATCAATAAACAAATTCGGGCAGCTCCACTATCAAGATGTGACAATGGGTGAGATGATCGGTAATATACGGACGGGTTTAGGTCGTACTGATGTGATGCAGGTTAATCCCTTCAATGGGGTTGTTGGTTTGGGCCATTCAGGAGGTACAGTGAGCATGTGGAAACCCACCAGTGCAGTTCCGCTTGTCAAAATGTTATGTCATCCTGGTCCTGTCTCGGCAATGGCATTCCACCCTAATGGCCACATCATGGCTACGTCTGGCAAGGAAAGGAAAATCAAGATTTGGGACTTGAGGAAATTTGAGGTTCTCCAAACCATACCAGGCCATGCAAAGGCCTTGGATTTCAGTCAAAAGGGATTACTGGCTGCTGGAAATGGATCATTCGTTCAGATTTTTGGAGATCTCTCAGAATCACAGAATTATAGCAGGTATATGGGCCATTCAATGGTGAAGGGTTACCAGATTGGCAAAGTGTTGTTTAGACCATATGAAGATGTTCTAGCCCTAGGGCACTCCATGGGATGGTCTTCAATTCTTATCCCAGGGTCTGGGGAACCCAACTTCGACACTTGGGTTGCAAACCCGTATGAAACATCTAAGCAGCGGAGAGAGAAGGAAGTTCGATCTCTTCTCGACAAGCTCCCACCTGAGACAATCATGTTGAACCCTTCAAAGATTGGTACAATGAGGCCagtaaagaagaaagagaagcaaAGCAAGCAAGAAATAGAAGCTGAGATGGAAGCTGCTGTTGAAGCGGTAAAGGACATTGCTTTTAAGAACAAAACAAAGGGGAGGAATAAGGCGAGTAAGAaagcaaagaagaaaaaggaagttATTGAGAGAGTGAAGAGACCTTTCTTGGATAAAGAAATGAAAGATGATGAAAAGCTGGCTAAGAAGCAGAAAATTAGCGAGGAAAATGCATTGCCAATGGCCTTGCAGAGATTTGCCAGTAAAAAACCAACAGCTTGA